One genomic region from Leifsonia sp. Root1293 encodes:
- the map gene encoding type I methionyl aminopeptidase — MGFRRSIYKSPAELRSMQAPGLLTASALAAVRRAIRPGITPLELDAIAEKTIRDGGGIPNFQLVPGYSHTLCVSVNSDIVHGIPSAVPIAPGDIVSVDAGAEISGWNGDSAFTVVVPDAANPELVASRTRLSDVTEQSLWHGIAALARAKHLNEVGDAVQRYVESQGDYGILTDYVGHGIGRTMHEDPPVFNYRVRQRGPDVKPGLVVAIEPMIVEGSIDTIVQDDDWTVTTEDGLDAAHWEHSIAVHAGGVWVLTAEDGGAAGLAPLGVVPVPIP, encoded by the coding sequence ATGGGCTTCCGCCGTTCGATCTACAAGTCGCCGGCCGAGCTGCGGTCGATGCAGGCTCCAGGCCTGCTCACGGCCTCTGCGCTTGCTGCCGTGCGACGGGCCATCCGACCCGGCATCACTCCGCTCGAGCTCGACGCCATCGCCGAGAAGACGATCCGCGACGGCGGCGGCATCCCCAACTTCCAGCTCGTTCCCGGCTACTCCCACACGTTGTGCGTCTCGGTGAACTCCGATATCGTTCACGGGATCCCGAGCGCAGTGCCCATCGCGCCCGGCGACATCGTCTCGGTCGATGCCGGAGCCGAGATCTCGGGCTGGAACGGTGATTCCGCCTTCACCGTCGTGGTGCCGGATGCCGCCAACCCAGAGCTCGTCGCCTCCAGGACGCGGCTCTCCGACGTGACGGAGCAGTCGCTCTGGCACGGCATCGCCGCTCTCGCCCGGGCGAAGCACCTCAACGAGGTCGGCGACGCGGTGCAGCGCTACGTGGAGTCGCAGGGCGACTACGGCATCCTGACCGACTACGTCGGCCACGGTATCGGGCGCACGATGCACGAGGATCCGCCGGTGTTCAACTACCGCGTGCGGCAGAGGGGCCCCGACGTGAAGCCGGGCCTGGTCGTCGCGATCGAGCCGATGATCGTCGAGGGCTCGATCGACACCATCGTGCAGGACGACGACTGGACCGTGACGACGGAGGACGGCCTCGACGCGGCCCACTGGGAGCACAGCATCGCCGTTCACGCCGGCGGCGTCTGGGTGCTCACCGCTGAGGACGGCGGCGCCGCGGGCCTCGCTCCGCTCGGCGTGGTCCCGGTTCCGATTCCCTAG
- a CDS encoding adenylate kinase codes for MTGATANQVRGARLLIVGPPGAGKGTQAKRIGETFGIPDVSTGDIFRYHIKNQTPLGVRVKEIVDAGDYVPDELTNEIVTARLAEEDARNGFLLDGYPRTVDQVGYLDNLLAEQGRPLEAVIRLVADQDEIVARLTKRATEQGRVDDSEAAIRHRQEVYTRETAPLVDIYRDRGLLIDVDGLGSPDEVGDRVALALAAFGIGELDSAVAN; via the coding sequence ATGACGGGGGCCACGGCCAACCAGGTCCGCGGCGCTCGACTCCTGATCGTCGGTCCTCCCGGCGCCGGCAAGGGAACCCAGGCGAAGCGCATCGGCGAGACGTTCGGCATTCCGGACGTCTCGACCGGAGACATCTTCCGCTACCACATCAAGAACCAGACGCCCCTCGGCGTGCGGGTCAAGGAGATCGTGGACGCAGGGGACTACGTGCCCGATGAGCTCACCAACGAGATCGTCACGGCGCGGCTGGCCGAGGAGGATGCCCGCAACGGCTTCCTGCTCGACGGCTACCCGCGCACGGTCGACCAGGTCGGCTACCTCGACAACCTGCTGGCCGAGCAGGGTCGCCCGCTCGAGGCCGTGATCCGCCTCGTCGCCGACCAGGACGAGATCGTCGCGCGCCTCACCAAGCGTGCGACCGAGCAGGGTCGCGTCGACGATTCCGAGGCCGCCATCAGGCACCGCCAGGAGGTCTACACCCGCGAGACCGCTCCGCTCGTCGACATCTACCGCGACCGCGGCCTGCTGATCGACGTCGACGGACTCGGGTCGCCCGACGAGGTCGGCGACCGCGTCGCGCTCGCCCTCGCCGCCTTCGGCATCGGGGAGCTCGACTCCGCGGTGGCGAACTGA